A window from Desulfuromonadaceae bacterium encodes these proteins:
- the cysE gene encoding serine O-acetyltransferase, whose translation MIKRFKEDIKAVFERDPAVRSVFEVVLCYPGFHAMIFYRIAHFCWENDFKLLGRFISHLGRFFSGIEIHPGAKIGPGFFIDHGMGVVIGETAEIGTNCTLYHGVTLGGTSWAKEKRHPTLGDNVVIGSGAKILGPFKVGDNAKIGSNSVVVKEVPNNSTVVGIPGRVVISDGDKVEQERNDLEHSNLPDPVAKAFSCLFDQVRHLEERVKNLTSEQEQLHAALDAKRTKGA comes from the coding sequence GTGATAAAACGATTTAAGGAAGATATCAAGGCGGTCTTTGAGCGTGACCCGGCAGTGCGCAGTGTTTTTGAGGTTGTTTTGTGTTATCCGGGGTTTCATGCGATGATTTTTTATCGCATTGCCCATTTTTGCTGGGAAAATGACTTTAAGCTGCTGGGACGTTTCATTTCACATCTCGGTCGATTCTTTTCCGGGATCGAGATCCACCCGGGGGCCAAGATCGGTCCGGGGTTTTTTATCGATCACGGCATGGGTGTCGTGATTGGGGAGACCGCCGAGATTGGCACCAACTGTACGCTCTATCACGGCGTCACCCTTGGCGGGACTTCCTGGGCCAAGGAAAAGCGTCACCCGACTTTGGGAGATAATGTCGTCATCGGTTCCGGGGCCAAGATTCTCGGGCCGTTCAAGGTTGGCGATAACGCTAAAATCGGTTCAAACTCTGTTGTTGTTAAAGAGGTTCCGAACAATTCAACCGTCGTTGGTATCCCCGGTCGGGTCGTTATCTCTGATGGTGACAAGGTTGAGCAGGAGCGGAATGATCTGGAGCACAGCAATCTTCCTGATCCGGTTGCCAAAGCCTTCAGTTGTCTTTTTGACCAGGTACGACATCTTGAAGAACGGGTAAAAAACCTGACCAGCGAGCAGGAACAACTGCATGCTGCTCTTGATGCAAAAAGAACGAAGGGCGCATAG
- a CDS encoding DUF4388 domain-containing protein translates to MSFSGDLEHLPIVDVIQLIHSTQKTGTLRITNGRSECQLVFEKGYIVSANHANNNVRIGNILVKNGAITEEQLEQTLAEQSAAGDRRQPLIAALIEGGSIKKEDAFKGLESLIHLTIVQILSWHKGTFILDVESGNIGDNYRYFPEQLHEDFLLGTQGVLMDALRIFDEKMRDGELQDGVWADEDLVATETDLELSAELLGLDELDKLERAIPQVYAGLRDHPPLDSQRERLRKLLTTATDEEQECFDRFLKTFTASSKNVHGNEEAGGIVLFSHDELLKLTVTTILKQLGFQVFATGDATDLEFMTGQYLSRGLIPLVFFDSPVRCGDGASEASVTEQRRHLQSTHPQAAIVQLASPATPEFSLQAYRDGVLAVMPRWDQDVDIDATIAFYRTLQEFSTHFIERQEQQPFARFGRYCDQLEKLSLAPELSAVLLSFVSEMFQRGLTLIVAKNELIAERGIGINTPREDGPTRAPKINLPLAEDSIFRQAVATGKTFYAESNNAVLKEHLFSVIGTPRTERVLLLPFKSRGRVIALIYADFGENAPTATHIDLLKTLADHAGLVLDEALFRKQLEKTTH, encoded by the coding sequence ATGTCCTTCAGTGGTGATCTCGAACATCTCCCCATCGTCGATGTGATTCAACTGATTCATTCGACGCAGAAAACCGGCACCCTGCGCATAACGAATGGCCGCAGCGAATGTCAGCTGGTTTTTGAAAAAGGCTATATCGTCAGCGCCAACCACGCAAACAACAACGTTCGCATTGGCAACATTCTGGTTAAAAACGGCGCGATAACTGAAGAACAACTTGAGCAGACCCTGGCTGAGCAATCGGCAGCGGGGGACCGGCGCCAGCCGCTGATTGCCGCCCTGATTGAAGGGGGTTCAATCAAAAAAGAAGACGCTTTCAAGGGGCTTGAATCCCTTATCCATCTGACCATTGTCCAGATCCTTTCGTGGCACAAAGGAACCTTTATCCTGGACGTTGAAAGCGGCAATATCGGCGACAATTACCGCTATTTCCCCGAACAGCTTCACGAGGATTTCCTGCTCGGCACGCAAGGCGTACTGATGGATGCGTTACGCATCTTTGACGAAAAAATGCGCGATGGCGAACTTCAGGATGGCGTCTGGGCAGACGAGGACCTGGTTGCAACGGAAACAGACCTTGAGCTTTCAGCAGAACTTCTGGGGCTGGATGAACTCGACAAACTGGAGCGCGCCATCCCTCAGGTCTATGCGGGGCTGCGCGACCACCCTCCGCTTGACAGTCAGCGCGAACGGTTGCGGAAACTGTTGACCACGGCCACGGATGAGGAGCAGGAGTGTTTTGATCGATTTCTGAAAACATTCACCGCCAGTTCAAAAAACGTTCACGGGAACGAGGAGGCGGGGGGCATCGTTCTCTTCAGTCATGATGAATTGCTTAAATTGACCGTCACAACCATACTCAAACAGCTCGGTTTTCAGGTCTTTGCCACGGGTGACGCAACCGATCTTGAATTCATGACCGGACAATATTTATCCAGGGGGCTCATCCCCCTGGTATTTTTTGATTCCCCCGTTCGTTGCGGGGATGGTGCAAGCGAAGCGTCCGTTACAGAGCAACGGCGGCACCTTCAGAGCACACATCCCCAGGCAGCAATTGTCCAACTGGCATCCCCGGCGACCCCGGAGTTTTCACTCCAGGCTTATCGCGACGGGGTTCTGGCGGTAATGCCGCGCTGGGATCAGGATGTTGATATCGATGCAACGATTGCGTTTTATCGAACCCTTCAGGAGTTTTCCACGCACTTTATTGAACGTCAGGAGCAACAGCCCTTTGCCCGGTTCGGTCGCTATTGTGACCAGCTGGAAAAACTGTCGCTGGCGCCGGAACTTTCAGCGGTTCTGCTCTCGTTTGTCAGTGAAATGTTTCAGCGCGGCCTGACATTGATTGTCGCCAAAAATGAGTTGATTGCTGAACGTGGAATCGGGATTAATACTCCGCGAGAGGACGGTCCGACACGCGCTCCGAAGATCAATCTGCCCCTTGCGGAAGATTCAATTTTTCGCCAGGCGGTTGCAACCGGAAAAACCTTTTATGCCGAGAGCAACAATGCGGTTCTTAAAGAGCACCTTTTTTCCGTTATCGGCACCCCGCGCACGGAACGTGTCCTGCTGCTGCCGTTCAAGAGTCGCGGCCGGGTGATTGCGCTGATCTACGCCGACTTTGGCGAGAACGCTCCGACCGCCACCCACATTGATCTACTCAAGACACTTGCAGATCACGCCGGGCTGGTCCTTGATGAAGCCCTCTTCCGCAAACAGCTTGAAAAGACGACTCATTAA
- a CDS encoding PilT/PilU family type 4a pilus ATPase, producing the protein MDAKTFNQILEIAFQKKVSDVHFEVDNPPFFRGRGQIIRSKLPNLVHEDTEFITKTILEQNNRELNDSVRDFDASYALDSGGRFRVSIFRQRGHFGIVMRVIPPHIGDFSALNLPPVLGEITKSPNGLILVTGPTGNGKSTTMASMLSHLNNFFSYNIITIEDPIEFLFTSNKSCIIQREVGIDTDNFATALKSALRMDPDVIMVGEMRDAETIDSCIKAAETGHLVFSTLHTQGAVSTINRLVGNFPPEAQDIIRQRLADILVATISLRLIKDKSGEKIFPVVEIMRTTTTIQACIREGRLSEIEKHIEEGRSQYHMQTLDQHLIELCEQDVITIEEAKRFTHSTDLERKLTFT; encoded by the coding sequence ATGGATGCAAAAACATTTAATCAGATTCTTGAAATTGCCTTTCAAAAGAAGGTATCAGATGTACACTTTGAAGTCGACAACCCGCCTTTTTTTCGCGGGCGGGGTCAGATCATCCGCTCAAAACTTCCCAATCTTGTCCACGAAGACACTGAATTCATAACCAAGACCATTCTCGAACAGAACAACCGTGAGCTGAACGATTCAGTCAGGGATTTCGACGCATCATACGCGTTAGATAGCGGTGGACGGTTCCGGGTCAGTATCTTTCGGCAGCGTGGTCATTTCGGCATCGTGATGCGCGTCATTCCTCCACATATCGGCGATTTCAGCGCATTGAACCTGCCGCCGGTTCTCGGTGAAATCACCAAATCCCCGAATGGACTGATCCTGGTCACCGGACCGACCGGAAACGGGAAATCGACGACCATGGCGTCGATGCTCAGTCACCTCAATAATTTCTTCAGTTACAACATCATCACAATTGAAGATCCGATCGAATTTCTCTTCACATCAAACAAGAGCTGCATTATTCAACGTGAAGTGGGAATCGATACGGACAACTTTGCCACGGCGCTGAAATCCGCCCTGCGCATGGATCCCGACGTTATCATGGTCGGTGAAATGCGTGACGCGGAGACGATCGACTCCTGTATCAAGGCGGCAGAAACCGGGCATCTGGTCTTTTCGACCCTGCATACCCAGGGGGCCGTTTCGACGATCAATCGACTGGTCGGCAACTTTCCCCCTGAAGCGCAGGATATCATCCGCCAGCGGCTCGCCGATATTCTGGTCGCGACGATCTCGCTTCGGCTGATCAAAGACAAGAGCGGCGAAAAAATCTTTCCGGTGGTCGAGATCATGCGCACCACGACGACAATCCAGGCCTGCATTCGTGAAGGCCGCTTGTCCGAGATTGAAAAACACATTGAAGAAGGGCGTTCACAGTACCATATGCAGACCCTCGATCAGCATCTGATTGAACTCTGTGAACAAGATGTCATTACCATTGAGGAAGCTAAACGTTTCACTCATTCGACTGATCTTGAGCGCAAATTAACGTTCACCTGA
- a CDS encoding cofactor-independent phosphoglycerate mutase codes for MKYIVLLGDGMSDEPVAELDGQTPLQAAKTPVMDELAAAGLTGVAATVPETFHPGSDVANLSVFGYDPATCYSGRAPLEAASMGVKLAPDDVAFRLNLVNLQANFGKLYMADFSAGHISTAEAAEIIAMLQGELGGDEFMFYPGVSYRHLLVWRGGKDQLHFTPPHDISNQPVDNYLPSGDGADTLLQLMTSSQLLLHNHPVNLRRAQTDQFTANSIWLWGHGRSPRMEKLTTKFNLSGGAVISAVDLIKGLGIYAGLDVIEVPGATGYIDTNYRGKAEYALEALKTRDFVYLHVEAPDEAAHGGLLKEKIQAIESFDELVVGTVLNGLRNAKEDFRILLTPDHPTPVAKMTHTRDAVPFVLYGSSGEYKSPVAVTGYCETQALSTGVVVDPGHQLMTRLIKG; via the coding sequence ATGAAGTACATCGTGTTACTTGGTGACGGCATGTCCGATGAACCTGTTGCTGAACTTGACGGGCAAACCCCGCTGCAGGCTGCCAAAACCCCGGTTATGGATGAACTGGCGGCAGCCGGTCTGACCGGCGTGGCGGCAACCGTCCCCGAGACATTTCATCCTGGCAGTGACGTCGCCAACCTGTCTGTGTTCGGTTACGATCCGGCGACCTGCTACAGTGGGCGGGCACCGCTTGAGGCTGCCAGCATGGGGGTCAAACTGGCACCTGACGATGTTGCCTTTCGCCTTAATCTGGTCAACCTGCAAGCGAATTTCGGCAAGCTCTATATGGCCGATTTTTCAGCCGGGCACATCTCTACGGCAGAGGCCGCTGAAATCATCGCCATGTTGCAGGGAGAGCTGGGTGGTGACGAGTTCATGTTTTATCCGGGAGTGTCGTATCGTCATCTGCTGGTCTGGCGCGGGGGGAAGGATCAGTTGCACTTCACCCCACCGCACGATATCAGCAATCAACCGGTTGATAACTATCTTCCCAGCGGTGACGGGGCGGACACCCTGCTGCAACTGATGACCTCGTCGCAACTCCTTCTCCACAATCACCCGGTCAATTTGCGGCGTGCGCAGACCGATCAGTTTACTGCCAACTCAATCTGGCTCTGGGGACATGGACGTTCCCCGCGAATGGAAAAGCTGACGACAAAGTTTAACCTGTCCGGCGGCGCGGTGATCTCTGCGGTCGACTTGATTAAGGGGCTTGGCATCTACGCCGGGCTGGATGTGATCGAGGTCCCCGGCGCGACCGGCTATATCGACACAAATTATCGCGGCAAGGCTGAATACGCGCTTGAGGCGCTGAAAACCCGCGACTTTGTCTACCTGCATGTTGAAGCACCCGACGAAGCGGCACACGGTGGGCTGCTGAAGGAAAAAATTCAGGCGATAGAATCGTTCGACGAGCTGGTGGTCGGGACCGTGTTGAACGGTTTGCGTAACGCCAAAGAAGATTTCCGGATTCTGCTGACCCCCGACCATCCGACGCCGGTGGCTAAAATGACCCATACCCGTGACGCGGTGCCGTTTGTGCTGTATGGATCGTCCGGTGAGTACAAATCTCCCGTTGCTGTTACTGGCTACTGTGAAACACAGGCGTTGTCGACCGGTGTTGTTGTTGACCCCGGTCATCAGTTGATGACACGGTTGATTAAAGGATAA
- the xerD gene encoding site-specific tyrosine recombinase XerD, translated as MDQYLDIFLNYVTVEKGLSKNTLEAYGRDLTRYLDFLGSIPLTTVNEVTPAIVLRFLGYLKDEGLAPRSRARVLVSLRMFHKFLVAEKHSSTNPTLQVSAPKSMRSLPYALAPTEVERLLAAPQGNEPMALRDRAMLEVLYATGLRVSELIGLKCGDLQLEVGYLTAFGKRSKQRLVPMGELAITEVRDYLRLVRPKLEKGTGSLYLFLNRSGHGLTRQGFWKIIKRRAREAGIAKNITPHTLRHSFATHLLENGADLRAVQTLLGHADISTTQIYTHVTRERLRRIHEQYHPRG; from the coding sequence ATGGATCAGTATCTTGATATTTTTCTTAATTATGTGACGGTTGAGAAGGGCCTGTCAAAAAATACCCTGGAAGCCTACGGGCGCGACCTGACCCGCTATCTCGATTTCCTCGGCAGTATCCCGCTAACGACCGTCAATGAGGTGACCCCCGCGATTGTTTTACGCTTTCTCGGTTATCTCAAAGACGAAGGGTTGGCGCCGCGCTCGCGGGCACGAGTTCTGGTTTCATTGCGGATGTTTCACAAATTTCTGGTCGCTGAAAAACATTCCTCAACCAACCCGACACTTCAGGTCAGTGCGCCGAAAAGTATGCGCTCGTTACCGTATGCCCTCGCTCCAACCGAAGTTGAACGGCTGCTTGCCGCGCCTCAAGGGAATGAACCGATGGCGTTGCGCGATCGGGCGATGCTCGAAGTCCTCTACGCGACAGGGTTGCGGGTATCGGAGCTGATTGGTCTGAAGTGTGGTGATCTGCAACTGGAGGTTGGCTATCTGACGGCATTTGGAAAAAGAAGCAAACAGCGTCTGGTGCCGATGGGAGAGCTGGCGATAACGGAAGTGCGTGATTATTTGAGGTTGGTTCGACCAAAGCTGGAAAAAGGTACCGGCAGTCTTTATTTGTTTCTCAATCGCTCAGGACATGGCTTGACACGCCAGGGCTTCTGGAAGATTATAAAGCGCCGCGCACGCGAAGCGGGGATTGCCAAGAACATTACCCCGCACACATTGCGCCATTCATTTGCTACCCACCTGCTTGAGAATGGAGCTGATCTGCGTGCGGTGCAGACACTGCTTGGCCATGCGGACATTTCAACAACACAGATTTATACGCACGTGACCCGTGAGCGGTTGCGGCGCATTCATGAACAATATCACCCACGTGGATAA
- the glnD gene encoding [protein-PII] uridylyltransferase: MSHDNLSFFPASLLNDRHTRDDERRKLLRKAAEEYLDYHARRIRELHRNGASGTLVVSELTQTYDELLRSLFRGVANDLGGSGADCLLLAIGGYGRAELNPRSDLDLLFFYSGKDQVVARQIAERLLYLLWDLKLDVGYSVRTVDDCLEMAGSDLTARTALLDSRYLAGNENLMLTYERLVLKPVFGANSRRFIAEKLAEYEARRQKYGSSVYLLEPNIKESEGGLRDLHSALWIARSKFKAKSLRGLVTSGVISEKAADEFQESLDRLWRIRNELHYLSSRKNDQLHFDEQEKIASFLGYRDNHKAPAVEQFMQDYYSWATQTEHLASVLIATATNQYDQPNKIVGFLRRRTVEEGFYILRGELWATRQDLFEYEPARMMRAFRLSQQHNVQFSVPLKSMIRDNLKRINDKARRSRMMAEGFMQILRDPHNIFSTLMTMHHLRFLNHFIPEFGRIYCKVQHDAYHIYTVDVHSIFAIEEIARLLRGECREERPGLTQVAADVELKGLLLLATLLHDIGKGEGRDHCNQGADLIPKIARRFGFSKENTQRIEFLVRNHLLMTHISQRRDLSDDQQIIDFARQMGMSENLRMLYLLTYADVRAVGPDVWSEWKGFLLEELYEKAYRVLEQGNFRLEGRSEKVRNRKRNVLTWLHGEIEERRVRDLLKHVSTRYILSYRSLDIAEHFRFMLSRGDRSVAIKIDHDVQNQFSSVMVTTLDQPGLFSLITGVLAANGINIVGARVHTLKNGIALDILQVQGPNDNVLVDKRKWRKVEDQLCAVIEGRERVDRLVERRRAGLFSGERPKPRRPTRVVIDNATSVDHTIVEVYTEDKVGLLYEITKTFLDLGIYIAVSKISTKVDQVADTFYVTDIFNHKIHSDERLDELRQALSGRLDADLELR; the protein is encoded by the coding sequence ATGAGTCATGACAATCTTTCTTTTTTCCCCGCATCATTACTGAATGATCGTCACACTCGCGATGACGAGCGGCGGAAGCTGCTCCGCAAGGCGGCGGAGGAATATCTTGATTATCATGCCCGGCGCATCCGTGAACTGCATCGCAACGGTGCGAGCGGAACGCTGGTTGTCAGTGAATTAACGCAGACTTACGATGAATTGTTGCGTTCCCTGTTTCGTGGAGTTGCCAATGACCTGGGCGGTTCCGGGGCGGATTGTCTGCTGCTGGCTATCGGTGGCTACGGTCGCGCCGAGTTGAATCCACGCTCAGATCTTGACCTGTTGTTTTTTTATTCAGGGAAAGATCAGGTGGTTGCCAGGCAGATTGCGGAACGACTGCTCTATCTGCTCTGGGACTTGAAGCTGGATGTCGGCTATAGCGTGCGTACTGTCGACGATTGTCTGGAAATGGCCGGATCTGATTTGACCGCGCGGACCGCCTTGCTCGATTCGCGTTATCTGGCGGGGAATGAGAACTTGATGTTAACCTATGAGCGGCTTGTTCTGAAGCCGGTTTTCGGTGCAAACAGTCGTCGTTTCATCGCGGAAAAACTTGCTGAATATGAGGCCCGTCGGCAAAAATATGGGTCTTCAGTCTATCTGCTTGAACCGAATATCAAGGAGAGCGAGGGGGGGTTGCGCGATTTGCATTCCGCACTCTGGATTGCGCGAAGCAAGTTCAAGGCAAAATCTTTGCGTGGTCTGGTGACGAGCGGTGTTATCAGTGAGAAAGCTGCTGACGAGTTTCAGGAGTCGCTCGACCGCCTCTGGCGCATTCGCAATGAGCTGCATTACCTTTCCTCTCGTAAAAACGATCAGCTTCATTTTGATGAGCAGGAGAAGATTGCCAGCTTTCTGGGGTATCGGGACAATCATAAAGCCCCCGCCGTTGAGCAGTTTATGCAGGATTACTATTCATGGGCGACGCAAACGGAACACCTGGCTTCGGTGTTGATCGCGACGGCAACCAACCAGTATGACCAGCCGAATAAAATCGTCGGTTTTTTGCGACGCCGCACTGTTGAAGAGGGCTTTTATATACTGCGCGGTGAGCTGTGGGCAACCCGACAGGATCTCTTCGAGTACGAACCGGCCCGGATGATGCGCGCTTTCCGTCTCAGCCAGCAACACAACGTCCAGTTCAGCGTGCCGCTGAAGTCGATGATTCGTGACAACCTCAAGCGGATCAACGACAAGGCACGTCGTTCACGGATGATGGCCGAAGGATTCATGCAGATCCTGCGCGATCCCCATAATATCTTTTCAACGTTGATGACGATGCACCATCTGCGTTTCCTGAATCATTTTATTCCTGAGTTTGGTCGCATTTATTGCAAGGTTCAGCACGATGCTTATCATATCTACACGGTCGATGTGCACTCAATCTTCGCGATTGAAGAAATTGCCAGGCTATTGCGCGGTGAGTGTCGTGAAGAACGCCCGGGATTGACTCAGGTGGCGGCTGATGTCGAACTGAAGGGGCTGTTATTGCTGGCGACATTACTCCACGATATCGGCAAGGGGGAGGGGCGCGATCACTGTAATCAGGGCGCCGATCTCATCCCGAAGATTGCCCGGCGCTTCGGATTCAGCAAGGAAAACACCCAGCGGATCGAATTTCTGGTGAGAAATCATCTGTTGATGACGCATATTTCGCAACGGCGGGATCTTAGCGACGATCAACAGATCATCGATTTTGCCCGGCAGATGGGGATGAGTGAAAATTTACGGATGCTCTACCTGCTGACTTATGCCGATGTTCGCGCTGTCGGGCCGGATGTCTGGTCGGAGTGGAAGGGTTTTCTGCTCGAAGAGCTTTATGAAAAAGCTTATCGTGTGCTGGAACAAGGTAATTTCCGCCTCGAAGGGCGCTCGGAGAAGGTGCGCAATCGCAAGCGCAACGTTCTCACCTGGCTCCATGGCGAGATTGAAGAGCGCCGGGTCCGTGATCTTCTCAAGCACGTCAGTACCCGTTATATCCTGAGTTATCGTTCGCTGGACATTGCCGAACATTTTCGTTTTATGCTCAGTCGGGGGGATCGGTCAGTTGCGATCAAGATCGACCACGATGTGCAGAATCAATTCTCCAGCGTGATGGTGACGACGCTCGACCAGCCGGGTTTATTTTCCCTGATAACCGGTGTGCTTGCGGCAAACGGGATTAACATTGTTGGTGCGCGCGTTCATACGTTGAAAAACGGAATTGCCCTCGACATCCTTCAGGTTCAGGGGCCAAATGATAACGTTTTGGTTGATAAACGGAAATGGCGCAAAGTAGAGGACCAGCTCTGTGCCGTGATTGAAGGACGCGAACGTGTTGATAGATTGGTAGAACGCAGACGCGCCGGGCTTTTCAGCGGTGAGCGACCGAAGCCACGTCGTCCGACGCGGGTTGTCATTGATAATGCCACCTCCGTCGATCACACGATTGTTGAGGTTTACACGGAGGATAAGGTCGGCTTGCTGTACGAAATTACCAAAACGTTTCTGGATCTTGGCATATACATTGCGGTATCAAAAATTTCAACCAAGGTCGATCAGGTTGCCGACACGTTTTACGTCACTGACATCTTCAATCACAAGATTCACTCTGACGAGCGTCTTGATGAATTGCGTCAAGCCCTTAGCGGTCGGCTTGATGCCGATCTTGAGCTGAGATAG
- a CDS encoding N-acetylmuramoyl-L-alanine amidase, translating to MRCLLLILLLIFFSSPVGAAVPAETAYGKARDAYYRLIESSQKKLYRDNWGKVIDLFTVVHKNYPDSARGADAAFMVGSSREQLYAISRLRGDAERAVESYDEMATAYPQSNLADDALMAAGKLLEQPLLIPSEAFLRYQRIVDELPRSDMAAEARRAVTRLKHFAPQLMDAREKSNKSAGKATLEAIRFWSNPGYTRVVLDLSTAVKYRTNFLKDNLTQGAPPRLYIDFEDSTLGADIVDATTVDDGLLRRIRTGKPKDGCVRVVIDLDSFQDYKVFALEEPYRIVVDVQGNDSARTRIKEASKAVPEQAGKTSPDDSIAVLLNEHGRSAVPRAEITKKPPALAGAEPVLKRVVIDAGHGGKDPGAVGPNGVFEKNVVLDFAKKLGKRLEDELGCEVILTRDRDVYLRLEERTAIANQVNADLFISIHANANQNRKVHGVETYYLNFSKNDKAAAVAARENGTSLKQVGDLELILFDLMANAKLNESSRLANDIQSSLVSKLTRHYSPLRDLGVRQGPFYVLLGATMPSVLVEVAFISNPLGEKRLTNHDYQNHAISGIVSGIRKYTGSYKVIAAK from the coding sequence ATGCGCTGCTTACTGCTGATTCTGCTGCTCATTTTTTTCAGCTCCCCGGTTGGCGCAGCTGTCCCGGCAGAAACAGCTTACGGGAAAGCGCGTGACGCCTATTATCGTTTGATCGAGTCTTCACAAAAAAAACTTTATCGCGATAACTGGGGGAAGGTGATTGACCTTTTTACCGTCGTGCACAAAAACTACCCGGATAGCGCGCGCGGTGCCGATGCGGCTTTCATGGTCGGTTCATCACGTGAACAGCTTTACGCGATATCACGCTTGCGTGGTGATGCGGAGCGGGCGGTGGAATCTTATGATGAGATGGCGACAGCCTATCCGCAGAGCAATCTTGCCGATGATGCGCTGATGGCGGCGGGAAAACTTCTTGAGCAGCCGTTGCTGATACCGTCTGAGGCATTTCTTCGTTATCAGCGCATCGTTGACGAGCTCCCCCGCAGCGACATGGCAGCTGAGGCACGTCGGGCCGTTACCCGGCTGAAGCATTTTGCCCCGCAGCTGATGGATGCCCGTGAAAAGAGTAACAAGTCCGCCGGGAAAGCAACTCTGGAAGCGATTCGTTTCTGGTCCAATCCAGGGTATACACGCGTTGTTCTTGATTTAAGTACCGCGGTCAAGTATCGAACCAATTTTCTCAAAGACAATCTGACCCAAGGGGCTCCGCCACGATTGTATATCGATTTTGAAGATTCAACATTGGGAGCCGACATTGTCGATGCCACCACGGTTGACGATGGTTTGTTGCGCCGTATCCGGACCGGAAAGCCTAAAGACGGTTGCGTGCGGGTGGTTATCGATCTGGACAGTTTTCAGGATTACAAGGTGTTTGCCCTTGAGGAACCGTATCGAATCGTTGTTGACGTGCAGGGGAATGATAGCGCGCGAACCAGGATTAAAGAAGCTTCGAAAGCAGTTCCCGAACAAGCCGGAAAAACATCCCCGGATGACTCGATTGCCGTGCTGCTGAATGAGCACGGCAGATCCGCAGTCCCACGCGCGGAGATAACGAAAAAACCGCCAGCACTCGCGGGGGCTGAACCGGTGCTGAAGCGGGTTGTTATCGATGCCGGTCACGGTGGTAAAGATCCTGGTGCGGTCGGGCCCAACGGGGTTTTTGAAAAAAATGTCGTCCTTGACTTCGCGAAAAAACTGGGGAAGCGCCTGGAAGATGAGCTTGGCTGCGAGGTTATTTTAACGCGTGACCGGGATGTCTATCTACGTCTTGAGGAACGTACCGCAATCGCGAATCAGGTGAATGCCGATCTCTTCATTTCGATTCATGCCAATGCCAACCAAAATCGCAAAGTGCATGGAGTTGAAACATATTATCTGAACTTTTCCAAGAATGACAAAGCCGCCGCCGTTGCCGCACGGGAGAACGGGACATCCCTGAAACAGGTGGGAGACCTGGAACTGATCCTCTTCGACCTGATGGCCAATGCAAAGTTGAATGAATCGAGTCGCCTGGCAAACGATATTCAATCTTCACTGGTCAGTAAACTGACCCGTCATTACTCCCCGTTACGTGATCTTGGCGTGCGTCAGGGACCTTTCTATGTCCTGCTCGGAGCGACAATGCCATCAGTTCTGGTCGAGGTGGCATTTATCAGCAATCCTCTTGGTGAAAAACGTCTCACTAATCATGACTATCAGAACCATGCGATCAGCGGAATTGTCAGTGGCATCCGTAAATATACCGGTTCATACAAAGTGATTGCTGCAAAATGA